A window of Streptomyces broussonetiae genomic DNA:
AGCGCCTCCTTGACCACGTCGTACGCCCCGACACTCACCCCGCCCGTGGTCACCAGCAGGTCGGCGCGGACGAGCTGGTCCTCGATGGCCGAGCGCAGGGTGTCGGTGTCGTCCGCGACGGCGCCCACCCGGTAGGCGATGGCACCGGCGTCCCGCGCGGCGGCGGTGAGGGCGAAGCTGTTGGAGTCGTAGATCTGGCCACCGGCCAGTTCCTCGCCGGGCTGGACGAGTTCGCTGCCGGTGGACAGGACGACCACGCGCGGGCGCGGGCGCACGCGTACCGTGCCGCGGCCGATCGCGGCGAGCAGCGCGATCTGCGGCGGGCCGAGGATCGTGCCGGCCTCCAGGGCGCGGTCACCGGCTTTCACGTCGCTGCCCTTGTCGCGCACGTGCGCGCGTGCCTCGACGGGGCGGTGCACGCGCACCTGTCCCTCGGCGCCCTCGGGGGCCAGGCTGCGCGCCCGCATTCCGCTCACCGGGCCCTCGCCGAGCCCGCCGTCGGTCCACTCGACGGGCACGACGGCCTCGGCGCCGGGCGGCAGCGGGGCGCCGGTCATGATCCGGGCGGCCTGCCCGGGTCCGACGTGGACCAGGTCGGCCGTGCCCGCCGCGACATCACCGACGACGTCCAGGACGGCCGGGAACTCCTCGCCGGCGCCCTCGACGTCCGCGACCCGGACCGCGTACCCGTCCATGGAGCTGTTGTCGAACGGCGGCAGGGACACCGGCACCGTGACGTCCTCGACCAGGACACAGCCCTGGGCGTCGAGCAGTTGCAGCTCGATCGGCTCGAGAGGGCGGACGGTCGAGAGGATGTCCTCCAGGTGCTCGTCCACCGACCACAGGTCGTCCGGGCCGGTAGGGCGGGTCGCGGCGCTGCTCAAGATTGCTGCATCTCCTCGGCTACGTAACTGCGAAGCCAGGCCCGGAAGTCCGGGCCCAGGTCTTCACGTTCGCACGCGAGCCTGACAATGGCACGCAGATAGTCGCCACGGTCACCGGTGTCGTAGCGACGGCCCTTGAAGACGACGCCGTGCACCGGACCGCCGACCTTCTCGTCCTGCGCGAGCTGCTGGAGGGCGTCGGTGAGCTGGATCTCGCCACCGCGGCCCGGCTCGGTCTGGCGAAGTATGTCGAAGATGTGCGGGTCGAGAACGTAGCGGCCGATGACCGCGTAGTTCGACGGGGCGTCCGCCGGGTCCGGCTTCTCGACCAGTCCGGTCACGCGCACGACGTCGCCGTCTGCCGTCGCCTCCACGGCCGCGCAGCCGTAGAGGTGGATCTGCTCGGGCGCGACCTCCATCAGGGCGATCACACTGCCGCCGTGCCGCTCCTGGATCTCGATCATGCGCTGGAGCAGCGAGTCACGCGGGTCGATCAGGTCGTCACCGAGAAGGACCGCGAAGGGCTCGTGACCCACGTGCGGGGCGGCGCACAGAACGGCGTGACCGAGGCCCCTGGGGTCGCCCTGGCGCACGTAGTGCATGGTCGCCAGATCGCTGGACTCCCGCACCTTCGCGAGCCGCTTCTCGTCGCCCTTCTTCTCGAGCGCCGACTCCAGCTCGTAATTGCGGTCGAAGTGGTCCTCGAGGGGCCGCTTGTTGCGCCCGGTGACCATGAGTACGTCGTCGAGCCCCGCCGCCACGGCCTCCTCGACCACGTACTGGATCGCGGGCTTGTCGACGACCGGCAGCATCTCCTTGGGAGTGGCCTTGGTGGCCGGCAGGAACCGGGTACCGAGGCCTGCCGCGGGAATGACAGCCTTGCTGATCCTGGGGTGCGACTGAGTCATGCCCGCCACCATAACCGGTGCCTTTGTGGAGAATCTGTAGCTCCGGTTGGTTGGCCCTTTATGACTGGATTGAACAATCGAGAAGGGCGCGAGAACGACCAGTGGAACACAACGGACGCACGAGCGAGCCTGACAAGCGAACGTTGCGGCGGGAGTTCCTCGCGGTGAGGAACAGGTTGCCTGCCGATGACATCGACGCATCGGGCCGCGCGCTGGCGGAGCGCGCCCTGGAGCTGCCCGAGCTGGCGGGGGCGCGCACGGTGGCGGCGTACGTCTCCGTGGGGAGCGAGCCGGGCACGCGGGCGCTGCTGGACGCGCTGCGCGCGCGGGGCACACGGGTCCTGCTCCCCGCCCTCCTGCCCGACAACGACCTGGACTGGGGCGAGTACACCGGCCCGAACTCCCTCGCGCGGGTCCAACACAGCGGGAAAATGGCACTTTTCGAGCCCAGGAGCGCGCGCCTCGGCCCGGACGCCGTGACCTCCGCCGACGTGGTCCTTCTGCCCGGGCTCGCGGTGGACGCGCGCGGGATGCGCCTGGGGCGTGGCGGAGGGTCGTACGACCGTGTGCTGGCCCGTCTGGAGCGGGCAGGCGCACACCCTCGGCTCGTGGTGCTGCTGTACGACACGGAGGTCGTCGCGCACGTCCCGGTGGAGGCGCACGACAAGCCGGTGCACGCGGTGGTGACTCCCTCCGGCGCGCGCCGTTTCCCGAGCGCCTGACGCGGCGCCCGCACACCCCGCCGCGCCGGCCAACACCGCGCGCCAAGCCCCCCGACGGAAAACGGCCCTCCACGCGTGCGCGTGGAGGGCCGTTTCGGGTCCGTGCCGTCAGGTGCTCACGGCTTGAGCGTGAGCGTGTCGCTCGTGCTGCTGTCGACCGCCTTGCCCGAGAACGACCAGGGCAGCAGTTCACCCTTGGCCCACAGGCTCGTCTGGTCCGTGTAGTGCGCGCTGAAGGCGTGCCCGGAGGCACCGG
This region includes:
- a CDS encoding 5-formyltetrahydrofolate cyclo-ligase produces the protein MEHNGRTSEPDKRTLRREFLAVRNRLPADDIDASGRALAERALELPELAGARTVAAYVSVGSEPGTRALLDALRARGTRVLLPALLPDNDLDWGEYTGPNSLARVQHSGKMALFEPRSARLGPDAVTSADVVLLPGLAVDARGMRLGRGGGSYDRVLARLERAGAHPRLVVLLYDTEVVAHVPVEAHDKPVHAVVTPSGARRFPSA
- the galU gene encoding UTP--glucose-1-phosphate uridylyltransferase GalU, which gives rise to MTQSHPRISKAVIPAAGLGTRFLPATKATPKEMLPVVDKPAIQYVVEEAVAAGLDDVLMVTGRNKRPLEDHFDRNYELESALEKKGDEKRLAKVRESSDLATMHYVRQGDPRGLGHAVLCAAPHVGHEPFAVLLGDDLIDPRDSLLQRMIEIQERHGGSVIALMEVAPEQIHLYGCAAVEATADGDVVRVTGLVEKPDPADAPSNYAVIGRYVLDPHIFDILRQTEPGRGGEIQLTDALQQLAQDEKVGGPVHGVVFKGRRYDTGDRGDYLRAIVRLACEREDLGPDFRAWLRSYVAEEMQQS
- the glp gene encoding molybdotransferase-like divisome protein Glp is translated as MSSAATRPTGPDDLWSVDEHLEDILSTVRPLEPIELQLLDAQGCVLVEDVTVPVSLPPFDNSSMDGYAVRVADVEGAGEEFPAVLDVVGDVAAGTADLVHVGPGQAARIMTGAPLPPGAEAVVPVEWTDGGLGEGPVSGMRARSLAPEGAEGQVRVHRPVEARAHVRDKGSDVKAGDRALEAGTILGPPQIALLAAIGRGTVRVRPRPRVVVLSTGSELVQPGEELAGGQIYDSNSFALTAAARDAGAIAYRVGAVADDTDTLRSAIEDQLVRADLLVTTGGVSVGAYDVVKEALSYAGDEDEAGGGVEFRKLAMQPGKPQGFGSIGPDHTPLLALPGNPVSSYVSFELFVRPAIRTLMGLTDVHRPRTRARLEADKALRSPKGRRQFLRGAYADGEVTLVGGTGSHLIAALAHADALIVVPEDVESVEPGAEVEVVLLG